The nucleotide sequence AGCATCTTACTAAATGAAGCTATGTTTCCACCCTCAGCTTTTTTTACTGCTGTGGCATATGCTACCTTTAGATCTACCTGAGCTCCTTCTTCTGATATTTGTTTCCCTACCCCTTTCATATATTCATCTGGGTACCTTTTCATTATTGGTAATCTTGCTATTATCATTGCTACCAGGATACAGGTCATAATTATCGTCCCATAAAATAATGGAAATCTTTCTGAAAATCCCAGCTCCTCTGCTACAAAAGAAGTAAATGATATCCCTACCACTGAAAAACAAGTCGAGATTATAATAGCTTCCCTCTTGGTATAATATCCCTTGGCATGCTGTTCATCGGTAACTAATATTCCCAAGGTTCCATCTCCTACAAATGAAGTGATAGCATCTACAGCACTTCTTCCCGGTACCTTAAATAAAGTTCTCATAATTGGTTTGGATAAGTTCCCCAAGAATTCCAATAATCCAAAATCTAAAAGAAATGGCAGTATTAAATTTCCAACTGTAAATGTTACTAACAATGACCCGATAAAATCATTTACTACCAGCCCACCTGTATATTCTCCAATAACCATCTCAGGTCCAACCTTAAAGTAAACCATGATATAAAATAAAGCACCTACGACTCTTACTACTAATCCTCCTAAACTCATATTAAACATAGAATCTAACATCTCATTGTCTTCAATAAATTTAGGTTTTACTAAACTTCCCAGTATACTAAGGATAATCGTTATGACTGATATCAACATCCCGTAAAATAATACCTGATCCTTAATATTATTCTTTACAAAACCATTGGCATGCCCTAAAAACACAGTTGTAGTTCCATTGAATGTTATCGGCAGGATAAATAGTGCTATCCCTAATAGCGATGGTAATATAAATTTTAAACTCTTTTTCATTTTTTCTCCTCTTTCTTCTTTTTTTTTATGTATTTTTACTGTTTAAAAGTAAATTTTAATGATTTAATACCTTGTCTAAAAATTCTTTGGTTCTTTCATGGGTAGGAGCTTCAAATAACTCCTTGGGACTAGCATCCTCCAAAACAACTCCATAATCCATAAAGAATACTCTATTGGCTACACTCTTGGCAAAGCCCATCTCATGAGTTACAACTATCATAGTCATACCAGATTTTACTAAATCTCTAATTACATCCAGTACTTCTCTTACCATCTCAGGATCCAGTGCCGATGTTGGTTCATCAAATAAAAGTACATCTGGCTCCATAGCTAACGCTCTAGCTATTGCAATCCTTTGTTTCTGCCCTCCTGAAAGAGAATCGGGATATACATCTGCCTTATCTTCCAGTCCTACTTTTTTTAATAAGGTTTTTGATTTTTCCATAATCTCTGTTTTTTTCATCTTTTTCACCTTCATAGGTGCCAGCATAAGGTTTTCTAATACTGTCTTATGAGGAAATAAGTTAAAGTGCTGAAATACCATCCCTACATTTTGTCTGACTTTATTTATATTCACCTTGGGATCTGTAAGATCTTTCCCCTGTACAACTACCTTTCCTGAAGTTATCTCCTCCATCATGTTGATACATCTTAAAAATGTAGATTTCCCAGATCCAGAAGGTCCTATCACTGCTACAACTTCTCCCTTATCTATATTTTTACTTATCCCCTTTATTACCTCCAGGTCACCATAACTTTTATATAAATTTTCTATTTTAATCATTAGTTTTTCACCTTCTCCTCGATTTTTCTCATAAATTTAGTAAATAAACTTGTCAGTATCAGGTAGATAACTCCAACCGCTATAAGTGGTTCTACCCCTCTATATGTCTGACTGGTTATTATATTTGCCGAACGCAGTAAATCTACCCCACCGATAAATCCAACTATAGATGTTTCCTTCAATAGTGATATAAATTCACTTACCAATGTCGGGAGTATCTTTCTCACTGCCTGAGGTACTATAACTTCCTTCATAGTAGTTAGATAATTCATCCCCAATGCTCTGGCTGCTTCACTCTGTCCCTTATCTAACCCTTCTATTCCTGCTCTTATAATCTCTGCTACATATGCTGCACTGTTTAATCCAAAGGCTAACCCTGCTACCACTAAGATTGGTACATCTCTCAGAGATCCCACAAATATTACATTGGCTAAAACCATCAGTTGTACCACAGCTGGTGTTCCACGAATTAGATCTACATAGATGAGCGCTCCCTGAGATAATGGATTAAATTTATTTTTAAATGGGTAGAAGTGACTCAGTCTGCAGAGTGCGAGTACTACTCCTAATACTATTCCAATTATTGCTGCTAAAATTGTTACATTGATGGAAAACAATAACCCTTTCAGGATATACATATATCTGTCCCCGTCTATAAATATTCCCTTAAGTGTTTCTAAATATGCCATTTTTCCTTTCCTCCTTATTTATTCATAAAAAAAATCCCAAAACACGTAGTTATACTACATCTCCTGGGATAAAAAAAGCCGTCATAGTTGACGGCTAAAATTTCAATACTTAATATACTCATAGAGACATAATGTTACTATCTCTAATCTTTGCAAAAAGTCTATCCGAAGATCAGCCTGTTTATAAATTTAGTTGGGTGTAATTTTCTTTCCCTTATCCTGCTGTTCATTAACATGGCGAAACCTCCTTTTTGAATTTTTTGCTCTAATTTATTTAAAGAAATACTATCATGATTTATTTAATTTGGTCAACTTTTATTTTAAAATATTTTTCTATTTTATTTATACGATCCTCTCAAACCTTGATATTTCATGGGTTCTGACACCATCATCTATTATAAATTTCCCTTTTTTTTTCTTGTCTCCAGAATCAAATACGGCTTCTCCATAGAAATCTACGAATTTAAATCTATAGTCAGGAGAATATATCTCAAAGGAATAATTACCCTTTAAAAGGTCTATTATATCTAACAATCTATCCAACAATTTTTTAGGCCTTCTAAAAAAAACATTTAAAATAAGTTCTTTTTCATCCTTTGAACTAATATTTAGATCTTCCAGCATGGAGTTTAAAATAAAAAAATTATCTATCTTTCCAACAAATTTTATTTTAAACTCATCTCGTTTAAAATCATCTTCGTCCAAAACTTTCATTATGCAAGGTCTTTAGTTCTTTTTATAGGGCACAGGTCCCCACACATAGTACAAGTTTCCCCATCTATTGGTTGAGATGATTTTCTATATGCCTTTGCTTTTACAGGGTCGATGCATAGTTCTAACATATTATCCCAGTTTAATTCTCCACGGGCTTTACTCATAGCATTATCCCACTCTATTGCCCCGGGAATTTGTTTAGCTATATCCCCTGCATGAGCCGCGATCCTAGAAGCGATTATTCCCTCTTTCATATCATCTAAATCCGGTAATCTAAGGTGTTCTGCTGGTGTTACATAACAAAGAAAATCCGCTCCACTGGCAGCTGCCAATGCTCCTCCAATCGCTGAAGTTATATGATCGTATCCTGGCGCAATATCAGTAACAAGAGGCCCCAATACATAAAATGGCGCTCCATGACATAATTTTTTTTCCAATTGCATATTAGCAGCTATCTCATGTAATGGAACATGTCCAGGTCCCTCTATCATTACCTGTACATCTCTTGCCCATGCTTTTTTTGTCAACTCTCCTAAAAATAATAACTCTTGAATTTGAGGAGCATCTGTTGCATCTTTTATACTTCCAGGTCTAAGTCCATCTCCTAAACTAAGAGTTACATCGTGCTCTACACATATATCAAGCAGTCTGTCATAGTGTTCATAGAATGGGTTTTCTTTTTTATTTAATTTCATCCATTCATATAAGATAGCTCCTCCACGACTTACAACTTTAGTTAATCTAGGGTTGTTATCTACTCTTTCTGCACATACTTGGTTTAAGCCTGCATGGATAGTCAAGAAATCTATCCCATTTTTTGCATGCTCTTCCACTACTTCGAAGAGGTCATCTACTGTCATATCTTTTATATTTTTCCCATATTTTGCTACTGCATCATACATAGGCACAGTTCCTAACATAACGTCAGAATATTCTACTAATTTAGTTCTAAATTCGTTGGTAGCTCCAAAGATACTAAGATCCATAATTGCATCTGCCTTATATTCCAATGCTTTTTTTACCTTTTCAAATTCTAAGTCTAAATCATATGAATCTTCCGATACTCCTAAGTTTACATTTACCTTAGTTTTTAGACCTTCTCCAACAGCTATTCCTCTAAGAGATTTATGATTTTTATTTGCAGGTATTACGATCTTTCCCTCACTCATCTTTTTAAGTAATGTCTTTTCATCTATAGTTTCAGATGCCAATACATCCCTCATTTCCTTTGTTATTATTCCTTTTTTAGCTGCATTCATCTGTGTTGTATAATTATTCATCTTGCCCCCCTATTTAATCTATTATTTCATTTAATTTTTTAATCTTTTCTACAATATTTTCTGCTCCTACTATCTCACTGACCATACATATACTGGCAGCTCCCAACCTTTTTACTTCCTCTACATTACTCTCTTTTATCCCACCAATTGCTACAAAAGGCAGATCTATATTTTTTATAACTTCTTCTAAATATTCCAGTCCTACAGGATCTTTTTCCTTCGTAGTTGTCTTAAATATAGGTCCTACCCCAATATAATCAGCTCCATCTGCCACAGCTTTCTTGGCGTGCTCCAGACAATGGGTAGATCTTCCTATTATCTTATCTTTTCCAATTAACTTTCTTACATGAGATATCTCCATATCATCCTGCCCTACGTGAACCCCGTCTGCATCTACTAAAATTGCTATATCTACATGGTCGTTGACTATAAAAATAACATTATTTTCAAGGCATAATCTTCTTATTTCTATAATCTCTTCTACCTTTTCCTTTATAGATTTTTCCTTCTCCCTGTATTGGATTATCTTTATTCCACCATCAATCATAGATCTCACACACTCTATATTAGACCTTCCATTGGCAAACTTCTCCCCTGTGATCCCGTATATTCCATGAGGTATAGTCCCTTTAGTTTTTTTCATAATATCCTCCCTTATTCATCACAAGATTAGCCATTATAGAAGCTACTATCAAAACCTTAGGAGAGTAGGTTTTATATTTATCGATCCCCTTTTTAAAATCTCCAACCACATATAGATTTTCACCAAATTTTTTAGTATGTATATTGTCGGTATCATGATGTGCTATCCCAGAGGCTGAAACAATAAGTTTATTAGAATCATAAAACTCCTCTACTAATAGAGTCTTATACTCCTTCTTATCAAAGGCTTCTACCAGGATATCGCAGTCAAAAAATAGATCTTTTATATTATTTTTTTCAATTTTTTTATCTATGATTTCAATCTCTAAGTTTGGTGCTATCCTCGTTAAATTTTCCCTCAATGCTTCTACTTTAGATTTTCCAATCTGATCATGAAAATAAAACTGTCTGTTGAGATTAGAATTCTCTATCCTGTCAAAGTCAGCTATCTTAAGGTTCGATACCCCGCTTCTTACTAAATTAACTGCTACATTTGATCCTATCCCTCCAGCTCCTAAAATACCTATCTTCATACAATCAGCTCCCAGTCTTTATGAACTACCTGATAACCCCTTTCTCTTATGGCACTTTCTGTCTCCTCCACACTTCTGTTGTCTGAAATTTCAAATTGTGGTGTTGATTTTTCCATATCACTATATGCTCCTACATTGGTTTTGGATCCTGCTGAAAATTTAGTCACTCCCAATCCAATCAGGTTATCCCTGAACTCCGCAACCTCTCTGGTAGATATATTTATCCCTGCTTTAGGAAGAAATAGTCTATAAGCCAAAACAAACTGAACAAAACTTGCGTCATCTAAGATATATTTACTCTTATAACCACCCTCTGCTTCATTTATACGAGGCAGTGAGATAGAAAACTCACTGTTTAAATATTTATCTGTAAGATATTCAGCATGAAGTCCCGATAGATAAGCTTCCTCTACCAAATCTCCCAATCCAAATAAGGTCCCGATATTTATACTTCTAAGTCCTGCTTTAGCTCCCCTTTCAGGTGTTTCCAGCCTCCACATATAATCTGATTTTTTTCCTCCCAGATGTACACTTTTATAGATTTTTTCATCATAAACTTCCTGGTATATAGTCAGTCCGTCAACTCCAATATTACCTAACCTCCTGTATTCTTCTGTCTCCAATGGGTATATCTCTACCACTACAGAATCAAAATGCTTTTTCAATATTTTAACTGCATCCTCTATATAATCTACTCCCACTAACCCTTCGGCTTCCCCTGTTAAAAGGAGGATATGTCTTATCCCTGTTTTGGCGATCTCTATAGCTTCAGCTTGTATCTCATTTAATTTAAGGTGTTTTCTATCAATCTTATTGTTTTTATTGAATCCGCAATAGGTGCATTCATTGGTACAGTAGTTTGAAATATACATGGGGATATACAGACTTATTATCTTTCCAAACTGCTGGACACTCCTCCTCTGGGCTTCCTTTGCCATCTCCTCCAGATGATCCTTGGCCTTAGGAGATAACAAATTTAAAAAATCAAACTTAGTTAATTTATCTTTTTTTATAGATCTTTTTATCTCTTCATGGGTAAGTTCATCCATATATTTTTCCATATCAAAATCTTTGAATTTTTCTACTTCTTTATAAAATGACATCTTTCCTCCTAATTATTATGTAAAAAACCTGTCAGTGGTGACGATGCATTGGCATATCTGCTTTCCTCTGCCATCCTAGCTTTGTATGCCATCCTTCCTGCTTTTACTGCCAATGCAAAAGCTTCTCCCATCTCAGCTGGGTTAGGAGAGCACGCTATTGCAGTGTTTACAAGTACTGCTGCTGCTCCCATCTCCATAGCTTCTGCTGCCTGGGATGGTTTCCCGATCCCTGCATCCACGATGATTGGAAGATCTATATTTTCTATCATTATCTCAATCATTGCCTTAGTTTCTATCCCACGATTTGATCCTATAGGTGACCCCAAAGGCATTACTGCTGCTGCTCCAGCTTCCTTTAATCTCTGTCCAGCTATTAGATCTGGAGTCATATACGGTAATACTATAAACCCTTCACCTGCCAGAACCTTCGTTGCCTTAATAGTCTCCGCATTATCCGGCATTAAATATTTCATATCATTTATTACCTCTATCTTAATAAAATCACCACATCCTGCAGCTCTTGCTATCCTTGCAATCTTTATGGCTTCCTCTGCATTTCTAGCCCCTGATGTATTGGGCAGTAGAGTAATGTCTTTAGGAATATAATTCAATATATTTTCATCACTATTATTTAAATTTACCCTTCTAAGAGCCATGGTTATTATCTGTGACTGGCTGGCCTCTAGCATCTTTGGTATCTCATCTTTAGAAGAAAACTTGCCTGTTCCTGTCAACAATCTGCTTTTAAATTCCACTCCGCCTAATATTAATTTATCCATCTCTATCCCCCTGATACAAAATATAATACTTCTACGCTATCTCTTAAATTCAAATTACTTCTCGACCAAAGGTTCTTTTTTACGACCTCATCGTTGTGTAAAATCACCACACCATCACTATCCAGCCCTAAACTTTTTACCAGATCATGGATATTTTCTGCTTCTACTTTTTTTACCTCACCGTTTAAAGTTATCTCCATCTATCCCCCTTTAGTCTTTATGTAATAAAAAAACCGTATACCCACAGGTATACGGTTATGATTGTTCTCTAAAAAAATATAACTTACTATAAATTTTATAAAAAAACTCCGCTTTCCTACGCTAGTGTTAACTAGATTCAGGTTCAAAGGGTCAGTAATTTTATACTTCTCAGCCACATGGCTCCCCTAGCTGTCTATTCGATTGTCTCTTTCTTGATTCAATTTTAGTTTATATATTTTTTCTGTTTTTGTCAATCTTTTCTTTTTTTTCTACCATTTTTTGAAACACTTCTGTAGAAATATTTCCTAGCCCTATGTCTATCCCTGCCCTGTGAAGTCCATGAAAATCAGAACCTCCAGTTAAGATAAGATCTCTTTTTTTAGCTATCTTCATAAGTTTATTTTTTTTTCTCAGAGCTATATTAGGATAATACAGTTCCAGCCCGTCCAATCCATTTTTTATCAAATTATCTATTATATTTATCACTGTATCATCTGGATGGGATATCAGATGTGGGTGAGCCAAGATAACTACAGCTCCATTGGCTTTTAATTTTTTTACTACTTCCACCATATCAACCCCTACCTTGGGAACGTATGCAGGTTTTCCGTCTCCCAAATACCTGTCAAATACTTGATCCATGGTAACTGCAAAACCTTTTTTTATTATTATCTTAGCTATATGAGGCCGTCCGATTACATTCCCAAGAACTTCCCCTTCTACTTCGGATAAACTTATATCTATTCCTAAATCAGCTAATTTTTTCAGTATCTCCAAGGTTCTATTCTGTCTTTTCTCTTGAAGATTTTTTAGCCATTCCAAAAATTCTTCATCCTCTAAATTTAAAAAATACCCCAGTATATGGATGTCTTTATTCAAAAAATTAGCTGAAACCTCTATTCCATTTATAAATGTTATACCTTTTTTTTCTGCCTCTATTCTTCCCTCTTTCAGTCCATCTACATTATCATGATCGGTAATAGCCATGACCTCTATATTATTTTGTTTAGCTCGTTCTATCAGCTGTGTAGGAGTCAGTGTCCCATCTGAAAATGTAGAATGCATATGTAAATCTATCATGAGTCCTCCTTTTTAATGTTTCATCCTTTCGCATATTTCTTTTAATTCATTATCTATATAAACCATATCCACCAGATCATCGATCCATGAATACCTATTTCTATTCTCTATCTCAGAAATAATATGAAGTGCTGTAGCTTTTACTGTAGTTTCTTCACTCCAAATTGCATGATTTAAAAATCTCAGATCATTCTCACCAGCTTTATTTAATCTTTTCATTGTATTTTTACATTCATCACATACATGGACACACCTCTCTAAGTCAGCATCTTCCTCAGTTTTTCCAACTTCGTATACACTGAGACTCCTTCCAGATTCTCCACATAGTTCACAGGTTGATTTTGATCTTCTTACCAATTCTTTTCCAAATTCTGCTACATTGTTTTTTCTTCCTTTACTTCTTCCTGTCCATTTAGCCATGATCCTATCTCCTTTTTATTTTCTTATTTCCACCTGTTATTATATCATAAACAACATAAAAACTTTAGTGTTAATAAAAAAATAGCGAAGATAGATCCCCGCTATTTTATATGTTCTATAACTTTTCCAATCCCTGCTTTAAATCATCTATAATATCATTTACACCTTCTAAACCTACAGATATTCTAACTAATCCATCTGTAATTCCTGATGCTAATCTCTCTTCTCTAGTATATGGAGAATGTGTCATCGATGCCGGATGCTGGATCAATGTTTCTGTATCTCCTAAACTTACTGCCAAAGTACATAACTCCAAGCTATTTAATAATTTCTTCCCAGCTTCTATTCCACCCTTTACGTCAAATGCTATTATTCCACCAAATCCATTCATTTGCTCCTTTGCAATCTCGTGTCCTTCATGAGATTCAAGCCCTGGATAATATACCTTTTCTATCATAGGATGATCATCTAAGAATCTAGCTATGTCATATGCATTACTGCAATGTCTTTCCATTCTAAGCTCTAAAGTCTTCATTCCTCTTATCATAAGAAAAGCGTCTTGCGGACTAAGAACTGAACCAGTCATATCCTTTACACCTATTAATCTTATTTGAGTTACTGTTTCTAAATCTCCTGCTACAAATCCTGCTACTACGTCTCCATGACCATTTAAGTATTTAGTTGCTGAATGAACTACTAAGTCAGCACCTAATTTTATAGGATTTTGAAGGTATGGTGTTGCAAATGTATTGTCTACTACTACCTTAGTTCCTTCATTTTTATGAGCTATCTCACAAACAGCTGTTACATCCACAACTTTTAAGTTAGGATTTGCCGGTGTTTCTAAATAAACTATTCTAGTATTAGGTTTCATAGCTTTTTTCACAGCTTCTAAATCAGAAGTATCAACAAATTCTACATCGATTCCAAATTTAGTTAATCCATGACACAAGAAAGCATATGTACACCCATATAAAGTTTTGTCAGCTAATAAATGATCCCCAGCTTTAAGCAATGTCCACATAGTAGATGAGATAGCTCCCATTCCTGAACTAGTTGCTAACGCCGCTTCTGCTCCCTCTAATAATGCTAATTTTCCTTCTACAACACTTGATGTAGGGTTTCCTAATCTTGAATAAATATATCCTGCTTCTTCTAAAGCAAACCTTTTACCACCTTGTTCTGCACTATCAAATACAAATGTAGAACTTTGGTATATCGGTGTAGTTAATGTTCCAAATGGATTTTTTTCTGCTCCTCCATGTATTGCCTTTGTTCCAAATCCTTTTTCTTGAATCCCTTTCATTTTAAGCCCCCTTAAATTTTAAAATGTTTCTACTCCATGTATATAACATTTTTTTCTAAAACACAATATTTTTTTAGAAAAAATATTATTTTAAAGAACACTTTTAGAGATTTTCTGTATCAACTTCCCATACCCATGGTTTTTTTCTCATAAGACCATCAGCAAACGGTATATGAACTGAAACTATAACAGCTAATAACAATAATTGCTGATACCACAATAGAGGCATAACTTCCAACGGTGTTACTTTCCCCCCTGCAAAACCTACTAAAATCAGCATTTGAGCTCCATAAGGGATAAAACCCTGAGCTATACAAGAAAAAATATCCAATATAGCGGCACTTTTTCTCGGGTCAACTTCATACTTTCTACAGAGTTTTTTAGCTATGGAACCATTTATAATTATTGCAACTGTATTATTAGCTACAGCCATATCTGTAAGTCCCACCAATGCCCCGATTCCTAATTGAGCTGTTTTTGGTCCCCTGATACTCTTTTGTATTTTTTCAAGGAGCCACTGAATTCCACCAGCTTTAGTAACCATAGCAGCTAAACCACCTGTAAGAAATGAAAGGAGAAAGATCTCATTCATTCCTACAAATCCATTATAAATTTCTTTTGAAAAAGTGAGGACAGTAAAATCTCCATAAATAAGACCGATTACTCCAGAAAGAGCAATTCCCCCGGTTAAAACTAGGAAAACATTCATTCCAATCAAAGAAAATCCAAGTACAAAGAGATATGGCAAAATTTTAATCAGACTAAAGTCATAGTTTTGAACCTCAGGTAAAATTTCAGGTCTTCCAAAAATAATTAGAAGTATAATTGTAATAATAGCTGCAGGAGCAGTAATTAAAATATTAACTCTAAACTTATCCTTCATCTCTACACCTTGAGTCCTGGTAGCTGCAATTGTAGTATCTGAAATTATTGAAAGGTTATCTCCAAACATAGCTCCTCCCATAACAGCAGAGAGCACTAGTGGAAGGGAAAGTCCCCCTTTTTCAGCTAATCCCACAGCAATTGGAGCAATGGCAACAATAGCACCTACAGAAGTTCCTGTAGCTGTAGAAATAAATCCGGCGATGATAAATAACCCGGCTGCAATATATTGTGCCGGTATATAAGTAAGTCCTAAATTAACAGTAGAATCTACTCCTCCCATGGCCTTAGATACTCCAGCAAATGCTCCGGCAAGAAGATATATTATACACATTATTATTATATCCTGATGACCGCATCCCTTGACAAAAGTACTAAATTTTTCGTTGATCGTGCCTTTAAAAAGAATAAAAGCAGTT is from Psychrilyobacter atlanticus DSM 19335 and encodes:
- a CDS encoding YjiH family protein; its protein translation is MKKSLKFILPSLLGIALFILPITFNGTTTVFLGHANGFVKNNIKDQVLFYGMLISVITIILSILGSLVKPKFIEDNEMLDSMFNMSLGGLVVRVVGALFYIMVYFKVGPEMVIGEYTGGLVVNDFIGSLLVTFTVGNLILPFLLDFGLLEFLGNLSKPIMRTLFKVPGRSAVDAITSFVGDGTLGILVTDEQHAKGYYTKREAIIISTCFSVVGISFTSFVAEELGFSERFPLFYGTIIMTCILVAMIIARLPIMKRYPDEYMKGVGKQISEEGAQVDLKVAYATAVKKAEGGNIASFSKMLPAIVNIHMTFIPTIVFVGTLGLITAEHTQIFNYIAMPIIPLFKALNIPDAALVAKASLVGFTDMYLPTIFIKGSEHEISRFIVGTLSFTQLIFMAETGSILLKTKMKFNILEVAGFFLLRTALSLPIIIIVAKLFV
- a CDS encoding amino acid ABC transporter ATP-binding protein, yielding MIKIENLYKSYGDLEVIKGISKNIDKGEVVAVIGPSGSGKSTFLRCINMMEEITSGKVVVQGKDLTDPKVNINKVRQNVGMVFQHFNLFPHKTVLENLMLAPMKVKKMKKTEIMEKSKTLLKKVGLEDKADVYPDSLSGGQKQRIAIARALAMEPDVLLFDEPTSALDPEMVREVLDVIRDLVKSGMTMIVVTHEMGFAKSVANRVFFMDYGVVLEDASPKELFEAPTHERTKEFLDKVLNH
- a CDS encoding amino acid ABC transporter permease, with protein sequence MAYLETLKGIFIDGDRYMYILKGLLFSINVTILAAIIGIVLGVVLALCRLSHFYPFKNKFNPLSQGALIYVDLIRGTPAVVQLMVLANVIFVGSLRDVPILVVAGLAFGLNSAAYVAEIIRAGIEGLDKGQSEAARALGMNYLTTMKEVIVPQAVRKILPTLVSEFISLLKETSIVGFIGGVDLLRSANIITSQTYRGVEPLIAVGVIYLILTSLFTKFMRKIEEKVKN
- the thiC gene encoding phosphomethylpyrimidine synthase ThiC, with protein sequence MNNYTTQMNAAKKGIITKEMRDVLASETIDEKTLLKKMSEGKIVIPANKNHKSLRGIAVGEGLKTKVNVNLGVSEDSYDLDLEFEKVKKALEYKADAIMDLSIFGATNEFRTKLVEYSDVMLGTVPMYDAVAKYGKNIKDMTVDDLFEVVEEHAKNGIDFLTIHAGLNQVCAERVDNNPRLTKVVSRGGAILYEWMKLNKKENPFYEHYDRLLDICVEHDVTLSLGDGLRPGSIKDATDAPQIQELLFLGELTKKAWARDVQVMIEGPGHVPLHEIAANMQLEKKLCHGAPFYVLGPLVTDIAPGYDHITSAIGGALAAASGADFLCYVTPAEHLRLPDLDDMKEGIIASRIAAHAGDIAKQIPGAIEWDNAMSKARGELNWDNMLELCIDPVKAKAYRKSSQPIDGETCTMCGDLCPIKRTKDLA
- the thiE gene encoding thiamine phosphate synthase — protein: MKKTKGTIPHGIYGITGEKFANGRSNIECVRSMIDGGIKIIQYREKEKSIKEKVEEIIEIRRLCLENNVIFIVNDHVDIAILVDADGVHVGQDDMEISHVRKLIGKDKIIGRSTHCLEHAKKAVADGADYIGVGPIFKTTTKEKDPVGLEYLEEVIKNIDLPFVAIGGIKESNVEEVKRLGAASICMVSEIVGAENIVEKIKKLNEIID
- the thiF gene encoding sulfur carrier protein ThiS adenylyltransferase ThiF; amino-acid sequence: MKIGILGAGGIGSNVAVNLVRSGVSNLKIADFDRIENSNLNRQFYFHDQIGKSKVEALRENLTRIAPNLEIEIIDKKIEKNNIKDLFFDCDILVEAFDKKEYKTLLVEEFYDSNKLIVSASGIAHHDTDNIHTKKFGENLYVVGDFKKGIDKYKTYSPKVLIVASIMANLVMNKGGYYEKN
- the thiH gene encoding 2-iminoacetate synthase ThiH, with translation MSFYKEVEKFKDFDMEKYMDELTHEEIKRSIKKDKLTKFDFLNLLSPKAKDHLEEMAKEAQRRSVQQFGKIISLYIPMYISNYCTNECTYCGFNKNNKIDRKHLKLNEIQAEAIEIAKTGIRHILLLTGEAEGLVGVDYIEDAVKILKKHFDSVVVEIYPLETEEYRRLGNIGVDGLTIYQEVYDEKIYKSVHLGGKKSDYMWRLETPERGAKAGLRSINIGTLFGLGDLVEEAYLSGLHAEYLTDKYLNSEFSISLPRINEAEGGYKSKYILDDASFVQFVLAYRLFLPKAGINISTREVAEFRDNLIGLGVTKFSAGSKTNVGAYSDMEKSTPQFEISDNRSVEETESAIRERGYQVVHKDWELIV
- a CDS encoding thiazole synthase gives rise to the protein MDKLILGGVEFKSRLLTGTGKFSSKDEIPKMLEASQSQIITMALRRVNLNNSDENILNYIPKDITLLPNTSGARNAEEAIKIARIARAAGCGDFIKIEVINDMKYLMPDNAETIKATKVLAGEGFIVLPYMTPDLIAGQRLKEAGAAAVMPLGSPIGSNRGIETKAMIEIMIENIDLPIIVDAGIGKPSQAAEAMEMGAAAVLVNTAIACSPNPAEMGEAFALAVKAGRMAYKARMAEESRYANASSPLTGFLHNN
- the thiS gene encoding sulfur carrier protein ThiS; translation: MEITLNGEVKKVEAENIHDLVKSLGLDSDGVVILHNDEVVKKNLWSRSNLNLRDSVEVLYFVSGG
- a CDS encoding PHP domain-containing protein — its product is MIDLHMHSTFSDGTLTPTQLIERAKQNNIEVMAITDHDNVDGLKEGRIEAEKKGITFINGIEVSANFLNKDIHILGYFLNLEDEEFLEWLKNLQEKRQNRTLEILKKLADLGIDISLSEVEGEVLGNVIGRPHIAKIIIKKGFAVTMDQVFDRYLGDGKPAYVPKVGVDMVEVVKKLKANGAVVILAHPHLISHPDDTVINIIDNLIKNGLDGLELYYPNIALRKKNKLMKIAKKRDLILTGGSDFHGLHRAGIDIGLGNISTEVFQKMVEKKEKIDKNRKNI
- the megL gene encoding methionine gamma-lyase codes for the protein MKGIQEKGFGTKAIHGGAEKNPFGTLTTPIYQSSTFVFDSAEQGGKRFALEEAGYIYSRLGNPTSSVVEGKLALLEGAEAALATSSGMGAISSTMWTLLKAGDHLLADKTLYGCTYAFLCHGLTKFGIDVEFVDTSDLEAVKKAMKPNTRIVYLETPANPNLKVVDVTAVCEIAHKNEGTKVVVDNTFATPYLQNPIKLGADLVVHSATKYLNGHGDVVAGFVAGDLETVTQIRLIGVKDMTGSVLSPQDAFLMIRGMKTLELRMERHCSNAYDIARFLDDHPMIEKVYYPGLESHEGHEIAKEQMNGFGGIIAFDVKGGIEAGKKLLNSLELCTLAVSLGDTETLIQHPASMTHSPYTREERLASGITDGLVRISVGLEGVNDIIDDLKQGLEKL